Proteins from a single region of Catenulispora acidiphila DSM 44928:
- a CDS encoding S41 family peptidase has product MNTAEPLAPTSYRPHRGKLAAGALRRRRVTTWGVAATVSCLLAASGVAAYAGDAHSTSSITAAAKAGACIEQPEDVQPGGLPPATPATLATLHQAYNCILDNAYAGSETDTRVMLRDAFQSITQELMRRDLDQPTASIANLTGHRDQDWASFAKAYQQVIAGLPGNTAAQQAVASAAVAGMLSALGDDHAHWDDGSIPDPGATTVYTYGFVPVPSGRMTASITDAAPPLYILKVRPGEPADKAGLKPGDIIIGVNDLPTVSNGLINGGVLTPLTAGSATDTVRLTVQRPATGKTSTVELHAVGVTTPLIPTVSVTLLPGGIAEVTIPAFTPTAGDEALAGIANLRQTTQLHGVIFNVRGNGGGRDEPVTQLISSLVHNKLLSKNCDIHNNCTDNHTDDAIPLLNLPITLITDATCASACEDFTADIKFLNLGKVIGQRTAGVVSGTQRGFALTNNTILVMPTQHRIWANGELVDTIGVPVDYQIPYTAQDISKAIDPGLDKARTLLGS; this is encoded by the coding sequence GTGAACACCGCAGAACCGCTCGCCCCGACCAGTTACCGTCCACACCGCGGCAAGCTCGCCGCCGGAGCCCTCCGACGGCGACGGGTCACCACGTGGGGCGTGGCCGCGACCGTCTCGTGCCTGCTCGCCGCATCCGGGGTCGCGGCCTACGCCGGCGACGCGCACAGCACGAGCAGCATCACGGCCGCCGCCAAGGCCGGCGCGTGCATCGAGCAGCCAGAGGACGTCCAGCCGGGAGGGCTGCCGCCGGCGACGCCGGCCACGCTCGCAACGCTGCACCAGGCGTACAACTGCATCCTCGACAACGCCTACGCCGGCTCGGAGACGGACACCCGGGTGATGCTCCGAGACGCCTTCCAGTCGATCACCCAGGAACTGATGCGCCGCGACCTCGACCAGCCGACGGCGAGCATCGCGAACCTGACCGGCCACCGCGACCAGGACTGGGCGTCCTTCGCCAAGGCCTACCAGCAAGTGATCGCCGGGTTGCCGGGCAACACCGCGGCGCAGCAAGCCGTGGCGTCCGCCGCGGTGGCCGGGATGCTCTCAGCCCTGGGCGACGACCACGCCCACTGGGACGACGGGTCGATCCCGGACCCGGGCGCCACCACCGTCTACACCTACGGTTTCGTGCCGGTCCCGTCGGGCCGGATGACCGCGAGTATCACCGACGCAGCGCCGCCGCTGTACATCTTGAAGGTGCGGCCAGGAGAGCCCGCCGACAAGGCCGGCCTGAAGCCGGGCGACATCATCATCGGCGTCAACGACCTGCCAACCGTCAGCAACGGCCTGATCAACGGCGGCGTCCTCACACCGCTGACCGCAGGAAGCGCCACGGACACGGTGCGCCTGACCGTCCAGCGCCCAGCCACCGGCAAGACCTCGACGGTCGAGCTCCACGCCGTCGGCGTCACCACCCCGCTGATCCCGACCGTCAGCGTCACACTGCTGCCAGGCGGCATCGCAGAGGTCACAATCCCCGCATTCACACCCACCGCAGGCGACGAAGCCCTAGCCGGAATCGCCAACCTGCGCCAAACCACCCAGCTCCACGGAGTCATCTTCAACGTACGCGGCAACGGCGGCGGCCGCGACGAGCCAGTCACCCAACTAATCAGCTCCCTCGTCCACAACAAGCTACTGAGCAAGAACTGCGACATCCACAACAACTGCACGGACAACCACACCGACGACGCCATCCCACTCCTGAACCTGCCAATAACCCTCATCACCGACGCCACCTGCGCCTCAGCATGCGAAGACTTCACCGCCGACATAAAGTTCCTCAACCTAGGCAAAGTAATCGGCCAACGCACCGCAGGCGTAGTATCCGGCACCCAGCGAGGCTTCGCCCTCACCAACAACACCATCCTGGTAATGCCCACCCAGCACCGCATCTGGGCAAACGGAGAACTCGTCGACACCATCGGCGTCCCCGTCGACTACCAGATCCCCTACACCGCCCAGGACATCTCCAAGGCCATCGACCCCGGCCTCGACAAGGCCCGCACGCTCCTAGGGTCGTAG